The nucleotide window CAGAAGCTGATCCACCGCGACTGGGGCGGCGGCGAGCTCAAGGACATCGAGGCCGCGGCCGACTACCTGGCGTCGCTCGACTGGGTCGACGCCGGCAGGATCGCCGTGTTCGGGGGCTCGTTCGGCGGCTTCGCGACCCTCTCCGCCCTCACGCGCCTCCCCGACCGCTGGGTGGCCGGCGTCGACATCGTCGGGCCCTCGAACCTCATCACCTTCGTGCAGAGCGTGCCGCCGTTCTGGCGCGCGATGCTGAAGGACTGGGTGGGCGACGCCGAGGAGGACAGGGAGATGCTCATCGAGCGCTCCCCCATCACCTACGTCGACCAGCTGAAGGCGCCCCTGCTGGTGATCCAGGGGGCGAACGACCCCCGCGTCGTGAAGGCCGAGAGCGACCAGATGGTCGAGCGCCTCAGGGAGCGCGGCGTGGCCGTGGAGTACTACGTGGACGAGGAGGCCGGCCACGGGCCGCCCAGCCGCGACGGCTGGCTGAAGTGGCTCAGGATGACGGCCGAGTTCCTCGAGAGGCACCTGCTCCGCGGCTGAGCGCCCGTCCGCGTTCGCCCGGGCCGCCGCCGCGGGCCCGGGCCGTCCCGCGGCCCCTGCGGGCCGGCGGCAGCGCCACGCGCTCAGGCGCTGGACGACCGCCGCTGCAGCAGCAGCGAGGCGCCCACCAGCACGATCGAGGCGGCGATCATCAGCGTCGAGATCGCGTTGATCTCGGGCGGCACGCGCTGCTTGAGCATCCCGTAGACGAAGAGCGGCAGGGTCGTGGTGCCCACGCCGGCGTTGAAGAACGTGATCACGAAGTCGTCGAGCGACAGGGTGAAGGCCAGCAGCGCGCCGGCGAGGATCCCGGGCATGAGGATCGGGAACGTCACGCGCCAGAACGTCTGGCGGTGGTTCGCGCCGAGGTCGCGGGCCGCCTCCTCGAGCGTCGGGTCCATCGTCGCGAGCCGCGCCCGCACGACGATGAGCACGTAGGAGACGTTGAACGCGATGTGGGCGATGATGATCGTCCCGAAGCCGGGCACGAGCCGCACGCCGAGCGTCCGCTGCGCGGCCTCGAACACGAGGTTGAAGAAGACGGCGAGGGACACGCCCTGCGTGATGTCGGGGATCACGACGGGCAGGTAGAAGAGCGAGTCGAGGGCCCGGCGTCCGGGGAAGCGTCCGCGCGTCAGCGCCAGGGCCAGCATCGTCCCCAGCGCCGTGGCGACGAGCGTGGCCACCGTCGCGACGAACAGGGAGTTCCTCACCGACCTGAGCAGCAGGCCGGTCTGGAACCGCGCGGACTCGGTGCCGGCCGTGATGGTGTTGTTGATGATGTTCTCGTACCAGCGCGTCGTGAAGCCGTTCCACACCGACACCGAGGCGCCGTCGTTGAACGAGAAGACGACGAGCACGAGGATCGGCGCCCACAGGAACAGGTAGACGACGAACGGGCTCAGCCACAGCAGGGCTCGTCCCAGGCGCCTCAGCGCCAGGTCGCGGCGCAGCCTGCCGGCGTCGCCGCCGCCCGCCCTCGCGGCCGGCGCCGTCACGAGCGCTCCTCCTGGCCCCAGCGCGTGTAGATCAGCACCCCGACGAAGACGAGCGCCAGCAGGACCATCGAGACGGCGCTGCCAAGCGGGACGTTCCCGCGGCCCCCGAACTGGCTCTGGATCAGGTTCCCGATCATCAGCCCGCGCGTGCCGCCCATCAGGTCCGGCGTGACGAACGCTCCGATCGTGGGGATGAAGACGAGTATCGACCCGGCGATCACGCCCGGCAGCGTCAGCGGGAGCACCACGCGGAGGAACGCCCACAGGTCGTTGGCGCCGAGGTCCTGGGCGGCCTCCACGTAGCGCATGTCGAGCCGCTCGACGGAGGCGTAGACGGGCAGCACCATGAACGGCAGGTAGCCGTAGACCAGGCCGAGGATCACGGCGCCCGAGGTGAAGAGCACCTGCAGCGGCTCGTCGACGAGCCCGAGGCGCGTGAGCAGGCCGTTGAGGAGGCCGTCGCGCTGCACGATCGTGATGAGCGCGTAGGTCCTCACGAGGAAGTTCGTCCAGAACGGCAGCAGCACGAGGAAGAGCAGGAACAGGCGCGTGCGCGGGTCGCGCCGCTGGCTGATGAAGAACGCCAGCGGGTAGCCGAGGAGCAGGCACAGCACCGTGGTGATCAGCGCGACGTTCACGCTCCTGACGATCACGGGCCCGAAGACCGAGAACGTGCGCTCGTACTGGTCGAGGGTGGGCGGGGGCACCGGCGCGCCGCCCGGCCCCCGCGTCAGGAAGCTGGCGACGGCCACGAAGACGAGGGGGAGCAGGAAGAACAGCACCAGCCAGACGGTGGCCGGCGCGGCCAGGCCCAGGGAGCGCGCCGCCTCCCCCGGCTCGGCGCCCCGGCGCGCCATCAGGCCGACCCCGTTGCGCGGGCCCTCGGCATCAGGCAGGCAGTCTACAGCCTGGCTGCCGCTGAGCGGCGCGTGAGCCCGGCGCAGCGCACGGCGCCGGCGACGGCGGGATCAGGCGTCCGGCCCGCGACCCGATGAGCGGCGCGTGAGCCCGCCCCGATATCCCCTGAGACCGCTCTTGTCAAGCCCCCTCTTTCTCGCGTCCAGGACGGCGCTCGTGTCGCTCATGGCACGAGGGGTCCCGGGGGCGCGTGCTACCATGCGCGCCAAACGGGCAAGAAGGAGCGTGAGATACTTCAAGACAACCCTAAAGTGTGAGCGAGACCGAATGAGCCATC belongs to Trueperaceae bacterium and includes:
- a CDS encoding ABC transporter permease; this encodes MTAPAARAGGGDAGRLRRDLALRRLGRALLWLSPFVVYLFLWAPILVLVVFSFNDGASVSVWNGFTTRWYENIINNTITAGTESARFQTGLLLRSVRNSLFVATVATLVATALGTMLALALTRGRFPGRRALDSLFYLPVVIPDITQGVSLAVFFNLVFEAAQRTLGVRLVPGFGTIIIAHIAFNVSYVLIVVRARLATMDPTLEEAARDLGANHRQTFWRVTFPILMPGILAGALLAFTLSLDDFVITFFNAGVGTTTLPLFVYGMLKQRVPPEINAISTLMIAASIVLVGASLLLQRRSSSA
- a CDS encoding ABC transporter permease — translated: MARRGAEPGEAARSLGLAAPATVWLVLFFLLPLVFVAVASFLTRGPGGAPVPPPTLDQYERTFSVFGPVIVRSVNVALITTVLCLLLGYPLAFFISQRRDPRTRLFLLFLVLLPFWTNFLVRTYALITIVQRDGLLNGLLTRLGLVDEPLQVLFTSGAVILGLVYGYLPFMVLPVYASVERLDMRYVEAAQDLGANDLWAFLRVVLPLTLPGVIAGSILVFIPTIGAFVTPDLMGGTRGLMIGNLIQSQFGGRGNVPLGSAVSMVLLALVFVGVLIYTRWGQEERS